Within the Borrelia parkeri genome, the region TATTCCAAATAATATTTTTGATCTTGTGTCTTTGCCAGGAGTAGGTAGGAAAACCGCTAATGTTATTCTTGGAGTTGTTTATGATAAGCCAGCTATAATTGTAGATACTCATTTTAGTAGGGTTGTTATCAGACATGGAATTACATTTGAAAGAACACCTTTAAAAATTGAATTAGATTTAAAGAGTAAAATACCTTATGATAAGCAATATAAATTTTCTATGGCTATTAATAAGCATGGAAGAGCTATTTGTACTTCACGTAGTAAGACTTGCAAGAATTGTTTTTTAGAGAAATTTGCACCAAGACTTGTTTAATTGTAGTTTTATGATGAAATGAAAGATTTCATATGTTTTTTAAGTTTTAAACTTATTGATGTTAGTATAATGTTAATGATTAGTAATATGATTAGGGGTTTTGCCCATATCCAAAAGTATTCTCTTCCCATTTCTATATATCCTAAAAGTTCTCCAAGACTTGGATAGGAGCTTTTATCTTCTTGTTGTAAAAAATTTATTACTTCAAAGGTAGTTAGACTTTTTGAGATTTGGAGGGGAAGTATTGATGATATTGATGCTAAAACTTCCGGAAATATGTGATATATGATTATTCTAAATTGACTTGCACCCATAATCTTGCTTGCATACACATAATCAAGGTTTTTAATTAGTAGTGTGTTATTTCTTGTTATGAATGAAAATTTGATCCATCCGTGTATTAAGGCTAAAGTGAATGAAACTTCTAATATGTTATAATTTTTTTGTTTTGCAAAGTAGTAAAAAATTAGCATTAATATGTAAGAAAATGGTATTGTTTGTAGTGCTTCTATTGGTTTTGAAATTATCAAACAAGTTTTAAATTTTAAGTTTCCTATTATTATTCCTATAAAAATTCCAATTATTGCAGAAATTGCTGCATAACTAAAAGCAAGTAAAATAGAGTTTCTAGTGGCAAGTATTAGTCTTGCCAATATATCTCTGCCCATTTTATCCGTTCCTAGAGGATGTGAGGCTGTTGGTGTTTGAGGTAGTTTGTTTATTGTATGAATGTATGTTTTATTTGGATCTTTTTTGTATATTGCAAATTTTGAACCTTCATTAATTAACTTAGGAGTTATCATTAAAAATGAGATGAAGATTCCTAATACTATAACATATAGTTTTTTGAATTTATACATTATTCTAATACGTCCTTATAAGGATTAATATTATATGTTACAATATCTGTTATTAAATTTGGTATGAGCATAATAAATACACCGACGAATAACAAATCTCTGTAGACAATATAATCATTATTTTTTATTGCATTAATTGTTAGAGTTCCAATTCCATCAATTCCAAACATTATTTCAATGAAAGATGAACCAAAGAAAGCTGTTGCGAGAGTAGGTCTAAGATTGGTAATTAATGGAACTAAGGAGGGAATTAATGCATGAACTGTTATTATTTTAAAATTTTTTATTCCCCTTGATTTTGCAGATATTATATAAAATTCGGATAAATTTTTGTCTAGTGATTGTTTAAAAATGACAGCATTAAATATGAAAAATGAAAAAAACCATGCAAATCCACCTATTATTAAATTTTTTGGATTTACTTTTAGATAGTATAGTAGAGAAACGATTAATATTACAGTCAGATTTCTTGGTAGTGAATGTAAGAATAACATTATGTATTCTAAAATATTATTTAAAATTTTATTTTTTATAAATAAAGTCCAAATGATAATAAAAAAAATGGATATTACATAAGACAGTACGATACCTGGTATTGATATTTTTAATGTGTTTTTCATTTTGCTAAAAATTGTGCTCATTGACGATTTGCCGTTTGTAAGAGGGGAATTGTGAGGTTTTCCCCATATTACTCCTTTATACTTTGTTTCATAAACTATGTATAAGTTATTTACAATATGTTTAACAAAATGATCTTTGCTTAGGGGGATGTTTGGATCAAAGTCGTATATTAATTTATAGCTTTCGATGCTCTTAAGTATTCCAATGTATTCTAAATAATCTTTAAATATATTCTTTTGTATAAATGGGATATTTGAATTATTATTGTTCGAAAATATGTTTAGCAATGATATGCAAAAAAACGTTGATATAATAGCATTAAGCAACATATATAATATATTTTTTAGAATAAATGCAGCTGTAACTCTATCTCCTTTTATTTTACTTTATTTAAGAATTTTATTTTGTCTAGATAACTTAATAAAAAGTAAAATATCAGTGAAATTACTATTGATATTAAGTAAAAATTTTTGCCTATATTTTTGTTTTCTGATGTGTGTTTTATATTTAAAAAATTGCCTTGGTAGTAATTTTCATCTTCATCAAGATTCTTTATGATTATGGAATTTTTTGGATAATATCCTAATTTACTAGCTTCTTTTAGAATTGTTGGTTTAGATATTTGCAAGTTAATATACTTTGTTGTTAAATCTTTTTGTATTTCTTTTAATTTTTCAGTATGGTTTTTCATTAAAATTAGATTACTATTTAATTTGTTGTAATTAATAATCCCTGTTTCTCCAAAGATTGGTGTAATTATGAAATAACTTATTATTCCTGTATAAATAGATAGCATAATTTTTTTTGTTAAAGACATATTACCTTGTAATTATATCTTTAATATATTATATTTACAAGTGTATAGTTGTTGACTATACACTTGTAATAATTTTTGTTTAATAGATTTGGAGAAGAACTTTTTAATATGACAAATCATAAAAATTCTTTTTTTATCAAGGAGGGTCCTAGAGAAGTTGATTTTGATATAGATGGTGTGTTTTTACAGCATTCAGTTAATGGTAAAATTATTTCTCTGCGTTCTGAGGAGATTAAAGATCTTTTAGATGAAAAATTATTACAACTTGATTGTTCTTTAAAACAAAGACATGGTGAGTTAGTTGATTATTTAAAAAAAGTTGAAGGTCGTATTTCAAGGGTTGAAGGCGAAATACTTGGGCGTAGTTTGAGTTCTCTTGAGGAACTTGATAATTCTAATTTGAAAACAA harbors:
- a CDS encoding ABC transporter permease subunit, with product MYKFKKLYVIVLGIFISFLMITPKLINEGSKFAIYKKDPNKTYIHTINKLPQTPTASHPLGTDKMGRDILARLILATRNSILLAFSYAAISAIIGIFIGIIIGNLKFKTCLIISKPIEALQTIPFSYILMLIFYYFAKQKNYNILEVSFTLALIHGWIKFSFITRNNTLLIKNLDYVYASKIMGASQFRIIIYHIFPEVLASISSILPLQISKSLTTFEVINFLQQEDKSSYPSLGELLGYIEMGREYFWIWAKPLIILLIINIILTSISLKLKKHMKSFISS
- a CDS encoding ABC transporter permease subunit, with protein sequence MLLNAIISTFFCISLLNIFSNNNNSNIPFIQKNIFKDYLEYIGILKSIESYKLIYDFDPNIPLSKDHFVKHIVNNLYIVYETKYKGVIWGKPHNSPLTNGKSSMSTIFSKMKNTLKISIPGIVLSYVISIFFIIIWTLFIKNKILNNILEYIMLFLHSLPRNLTVILIVSLLYYLKVNPKNLIIGGFAWFFSFFIFNAVIFKQSLDKNLSEFYIISAKSRGIKNFKIITVHALIPSLVPLITNLRPTLATAFFGSSFIEIMFGIDGIGTLTINAIKNNDYIVYRDLLFVGVFIMLIPNLITDIVTYNINPYKDVLE
- a CDS encoding septum formation initiator family protein gives rise to the protein MSLTKKIMLSIYTGIISYFIITPIFGETGIINYNKLNSNLILMKNHTEKLKEIQKDLTTKYINLQISKPTILKEASKLGYYPKNSIIIKNLDEDENYYQGNFLNIKHTSENKNIGKNFYLISIVISLIFYFLLSYLDKIKFLNKVK